The genome window CTTGTCGCCGTCGTACTCGATGGTGACCTGCGTCTTGCCGTCGGGGCGCAGGTACGGCAGGGTGCCGTCCTTGCGCAGCGCGGACAGCCGCGCCGAGAGCCGGTGGGCCAGGTGGATCGGGAGCGGCATCAACTCCGGGGTCTCGTCGGTCGCGTAGCCGAACATCAGGCCCTGGTCGCCGGCGCCCTGGCGGGCCAGCTCGTCCCCGGTCTTGCCCTCGGTGTCGACGCCCTGGGCGATGTCGGGGGACTGGCTGCCGATCGACAGCGAGACGCCGCAGCTGGCGCCGTCGAAGCCGGCGGCCGAGGAGTCGTAGCCGATCTCCAGGATCTTCTCCCGGACGAGCGCGGCGATCGGGACGTAGGCCCGCGTCCTGACCTCTCCGGCGATGTGCACGAGGCCCGTCGTGACCAGCGTTTCGAGGGCGACCCGGGAGTGCGGGTCCGCTGCCAGCATGGCATCGAGGATCGTGTCGCTGATCTGGTCGGCGATCTTGTCGGGATGTCCCTCGGTGACCGATTCCGAGGTGAAAAGGCGGTGGGCCACTACTGCTCCTCCGTGACGTTTGTCGTGCGATTTCAGGCCGATCTCGGCCGATCTCGGCCGATCTCAGCCGAGGCCGATGGTGATGCACCGCCCATAGCGATTCGCCGATTCATCGAGCACCTTGACACCGGATTCCGCGAGCAGCTCGGAAAATCCTTCGCTGCCAAATGACTCGGATTCGAAGCCGTCGTCCCCACGGAATCGAACACCGCCGTAGCGGCCGGGTTCCTCCATCAGTCCGGCGATACCGCAGGCCGAGTAGTAGGCCCGTCGAACCCCGGTGGTCCACGGTTCGGCGTTGAATACCGAGACCAGTGCGATCCCACCCACCTTGGCCAGTTCGCGGAGCAGTTCCGCGGGCTCGGCGAAGTTGCCGATGAGATTGAAGGGCACCACGTGCAGGGGGTTCACCCCGGCGATGCGGTACTGCCATTCGTCGCTCTTGAGCGCGTCCCCGTGGACGGCGTCGGCCCGCCCGTGCAGCCCTTCGTCGAAGATGCGCTGCTTGAGGGCCTCGATCCCCTCGCGGTTCACGTCGATGCCGAGGTAGCTGACGCCCGCGACCCGGGCGACCTCCAGCGCGCGACCGTCGTAACACCCCAGTTCGACCAGGGTGTCGCAGCCGTGGCCGGCCACCGTCTCGCGGGCGACCAGTAACTCCAGTTGCAGGAAGGCGAGCAACTCGTCGGGGAAGTGTGCGGCTCTCATGATCGCGGAGGCGCCTCGGTCGCGATAGAAGTCGTCACTTCCGGGGGCCTCTTGCCGTGCTGTCACACCAACTTGAGCAGCATGCATGGAATCCTCCGAGACAAGGGAAACGAGAAGCATGGCAATGGGCTCTTGCGAGGGTCCGAGCAGAGAATCATCAGATCGCACAGAAACGGCTGGCGGAATAGTCCACGAGGTCGAACAACCAGTTCGGCGGAGCCGGTCCGCCCGCCTTTGCGGCGGTACTCAGATCCCGGGCCCAAGCTCTTCTCGGCGGCCAGAACAATGGTGACCGAATGGAGCGTAGCAAATATTCCCGGGCGGGTGGTGTGATGCGGGCCACATGTTTTTCGCGGATCTCATGCCGGAGCTCCCGTCTCTGATATCAAGGTGAGGCCGCCCAACTCCGGACGGTATAGACCGACGTGATTCAGCAGGAGGATCAAGTTGACCCGACCGCTACTCAACCAGCGGCTGTCCGGCTTCGGCACGACGATATTCGCGGAAATGAGCGAACTCGCCGCGGCGACCGGGGCGATCAATCTCGGCCAAGGATTTCCGGACACCGACGGACCCGCCGAGGTGCGCGAGGCGGTGGTGCGCGCCCTGCGGGACGGCCGGGGCAACCAGTACCCCCCGGCCGCCGGCGTCCCCGAGCTGCGCACGGCCGTCAGCGCCCACCAGGAGCACTGGTACGGCCTCAGCTACGACCCGGACGGCGAGGTCCTGGTCACCGCCGGTGCCACCGAGGGGATCGCCGCGGCGCTGCTGGCCCTCCTCGAACCGGGCGACGAGGTGATCACCCTGGAGCCCT of Kitasatospora viridis contains these proteins:
- a CDS encoding class I SAM-dependent methyltransferase, coding for MLLVSLVSEDSMHAAQVGVTARQEAPGSDDFYRDRGASAIMRAAHFPDELLAFLQLELLVARETVAGHGCDTLVELGCYDGRALEVARVAGVSYLGIDVNREGIEALKQRIFDEGLHGRADAVHGDALKSDEWQYRIAGVNPLHVVPFNLIGNFAEPAELLRELAKVGGIALVSVFNAEPWTTGVRRAYYSACGIAGLMEEPGRYGGVRFRGDDGFESESFGSEGFSELLAESGVKVLDESANRYGRCITIGLG